The following proteins are encoded in a genomic region of Chaetodon auriga isolate fChaAug3 chromosome 8, fChaAug3.hap1, whole genome shotgun sequence:
- the LOC143324965 gene encoding cortexin-3, translating into MDVPRMAEGLFSSTLSSSGGGHHVPSYLTLEQKAAFVFVLLLFIFLALLIVRCFRILLDPYRSMPSSNWTDHTEKDTFDYRIV; encoded by the coding sequence ATGGATGTGCCCAGGATGGCTGAGGGCCTCTTCAGCAGCACGCTGTCCTCGTCGGGCGGTGGCCATCACGTGCCTTCCTACCTGACGCTGGAGCAGAAGGCGGCGTTCGTCTTcgtgctgctgctcttcatcttcctgGCCCTGCTCATCGTCCGCTGTTTCCGCATCCTGCTGGACCCCTACCGCAGCATGCCCTCGTCCAACTGGACAGACCACACCGAGAAGGACACGTTCGATTACCGCATCGTCTGA